One segment of Solanum lycopersicum chromosome 1, SLM_r2.1 DNA contains the following:
- the LOC101247757 gene encoding ribosomal RNA small subunit methyltransferase: MAGGKMKKDKPQRGSSSAASNPHFQGGISFHKSKGQHILKNPLLVDSIVQKSGIKSTDVILEIGPGTGNLTKKLLEAGKSVIAVELDPRMVLELQRRFQGTPLSNRLKVIQGDVLKCDLPYFDICVANIPYQISSPLTFKLLAHRPLFRAAVIMFQREFAMRLVAQPGDTLYCRLSVNTQLLARVSHLLKVGKNNFRPPPKVDSSVVRIEPRGPLTPVNFKEWDGLVRICFNRKNKTIGSIFRQKSVLNILEKNYRTLQALQFSEKAPSNDMEMALDVSTLGESFGDLSMDADDGNDDDDIEMDDGDTKRAEFKERVLAVLKEGNFEEKRSSKLAQADFMHLLSLFNKAGIHFS, from the exons ATGGCGGGAGGGAAGATGAAGAAAGATAAGCCTCAGCGAGGGTCATCATCCGCTGCCTCAAATCCTCACTTCCAGGGAGGGATATCGTTCCACAAGTCGAAGGGTCAGCACATTCTGAAAAATCCTCTACTGGTTGATTCTATTGTCCAAAAATCCGGAATTAAATCTACCGATGTTATCCTCGAAATTGGTCCTGGTACCGGTAATCTTACTAAGAAGCTTCTAGAAGCTGGAAAGTCTGTTATTGCTGTTGAACTTGATCCTCGTATGGTTCTCGAGTTGCAACGAAGGTTTCAAGGAACTCCTTTATCCAATCGACTGAAg GTTATACAAGGGGATGTTCTTAAGTGTGATCTCCCTTACTTCGATATTTGTGTGGCTAACATCCCATATCAAATATCATCTCCTCTCACCTTCAAATTATTGGCTCATAGGCCTTTATTCAGAGCTGCAGTAATAATGTTCCAGAGAGAATTTGCTATGAGACTTGTTGCTCAACCTGGTGACACTCTTTATTGCCGCCTTTCTGTGAACACACAGCTGTTGGCCCGAGTATCACACTTATTGAAGGTGGGAAAGAATAATTTCAGGCCACCACCAAAGGTTGATTCTTCTGTAGTTAGAATTGAACCTAGGGGACCACTTACTCCTGTCAATTTTAAGGAGTGGGATGGTTTGGTCAGGATCTGTTTCAACCGGAAAAACAAAACTATAGGTTCTATTTTTAGACAAAAATCCGTGCTCAACATACTGGAAAAGAACTATAGAACTTTGCAAGCTTTACAGTTCTCTGAGAAAGCTCCTTCGAATGATATGGAAATGGCTTTGGATGTATCTACCTTGGGAGAGTCATTTGGAGACTTGAGTATGGATGCTGATGATGGAAATGATGACGATGACATTGAGATGGATGATGGTGATACGAAAAGAGCAGAATTCAAAGAGAGAGTTTTGGCAGTGCTGAAGGAAGGAAATTTTGAGGAAAAGAGATCCTCCAAGCTCGCTCAAGCAGATTTCATGCATCTACTTTCTCTCTTTAACAAGGCTGGAATTCATTTTTCTTGA
- the LOC104644784 gene encoding uncharacterized protein isoform X1 yields the protein MVIRDDHEGLYGHDHQRLYGVDHQSSESHQSSESMNDDVNGRLKFRRMSSESDEDGLSKMFRTSPESISQDTELIGLTLSKTPSFVNLLESELSQVKMRKNSNGSTRRVGRPSNSSRNKTNIEDFASVSEKLKASNFPAMKLTIGGWERVSKHEGDLIAKCYYAKRKLVWELLDGPLKSKIEIQWSDIIAIRAIMPQGEQPGVLEIELNEPPTFHRESNPQPRKHTLWHQTSDFTGGQAPIHRRHCVRFAPGVLDKHYEKLLRCDARLNELSKKPFPSQLCPFFEQPDYNDQVSDFSIGNDYGSQIFLNMHYPLHLLPSSSSSALLPNVREPLRQFSSSYPVAGERMNGLWGGQTSNNMVNVAMGNQTIGMLPGGSTPEQVDWYTTAQDDRAMYLENESIGNGQVNHTVVNNLKNYLLEENQVTSYNEPAFPYSLAEQHENRSPVAATGDVHGLNPSYGQMANNNYAAPNYEMAYMQTNTNWMFPQQTNDQFSANYATARGGYPTQDGNQEAQSGWKTIN from the exons ATGGTTATAAGAGATGATCATGAAGGCCTATATGGTCATGATCATCAACGCTTATATGGTGTTGATCATCAAAGCTCTGAATCTCATCAAAGCTCTGAATCTATGAACGACGATGTGAACGGCCGGCTAAAATTCCGGAGAATGAGTTCAGAATCTGATGAAGACGGTCTCTCAAAAATGTTTCGAACATCCCCAGAATCAATCTCTCAG GATACAGAACTTATTGGTCTAACATTAAGCAAGACACCATCTTTCGTGAACTTATTAGAATCAGAACTTTCACAGGtgaaaatgaggaagaacagCAACGGCTCTACACGACGGGTAGGAAGACCATCAAATTCTTCCCGTAATAAGACAAACATCGAAGATTTTGCTAGCGTTTCAGAAAAATTAAAGGCTTCAAATTTTCCTGCTATGAAATTGACCATTGGTGGTTGGgag AGAGTTTCGAAGCATGAAGGTGATCTGATAGCGAAATGCTATTATGCAAAGCGAAAATTAGTTTGGGAACTTCTAGATGGCCCTCTTAAGAGCAAAATTGAAATTCAATGGTCAGATATCATTGCTATTAGAGCCATCATGCCACAAGGTGAACAACCAGGAGTTCTTGAGATtgag TTGAATGAACCACCAACGTTTCATCGTGAATCAAATCCTCAACCTCGAAAGCACACATTATGGCATCAGACTTCTGATTTTACTGGAGGTCAAGCTCCTATTCACAG GAGGCATTGTGTTAGATTTGCTCCAGGAGTACTTGACAAGCACTATGAGAAGCTGCTACGTTGTGATGCAAGGCTGAATGAACTAAGCAAAAAACCTTTCCCTAGCCAATTATGTCCTTTTTTTGAACAACCAGATTATAATGATCAGGTTTCTGATTTCTCAATTGGCAATGACTATGGATCACAAATTTTTCTCAATATGCATTATCCTTTACATTTGTTGCCTTCTTCTTCGTCTTCCGCATTACTCCCTAATGTTCGTGAACCTCTTCGACAATTCAGTTCAAGTTATCCCGTAGCAG GTGAGAGAATGAATGGGCTTTGGGGTGGCCAAACATCAAACAACATGGTGAATGTTGCAATGGGAAATCAAACTATCGGAATGTTGCCCGGGGGTTCAACACCAGAACAAGTTGATTGGTATACTACAGCCCAGGACGATCGAGCAATGTATCTGGAAAATGAGTCGATAGGAAATGGTCAAGTGAATCACACAGTGGTAAACAATTTAAAGAACTATTTGCTGGAGGAAAATCAAGTGACATCCTACAACGAACCAGCATTTCCCTACTCATTGGCGGAGCAGCATGAAAATAGAAGCCCTGTTGCTGCTACAGGTGATGTACATGGCCTAAACCCCAGTTATGGTCAGATGGCGAACAACAATTATGCTGCACCAAACTATGAAATGGCGTATATGCAGACAAATACTAATTGGATGTTTCCACAACAAACAAATGATCAATTTTCTGCCAATTATGCTACTGCTAGAGGAGGATATCCAACTCAAGATGGGAACCAAGAAGCGCAATCCGGATGGAAAACAATAAACTAG
- the LOC104644784 gene encoding uncharacterized protein isoform X2 encodes MVIRDDHEGLYGHDHQRLYGVDHQSSESHQSSESMNDDVNGRLKFRRMSSESDEDGLSKMFRTSPESISQVKMRKNSNGSTRRVGRPSNSSRNKTNIEDFASVSEKLKASNFPAMKLTIGGWERVSKHEGDLIAKCYYAKRKLVWELLDGPLKSKIEIQWSDIIAIRAIMPQGEQPGVLEIELNEPPTFHRESNPQPRKHTLWHQTSDFTGGQAPIHRRHCVRFAPGVLDKHYEKLLRCDARLNELSKKPFPSQLCPFFEQPDYNDQVSDFSIGNDYGSQIFLNMHYPLHLLPSSSSSALLPNVREPLRQFSSSYPVAGERMNGLWGGQTSNNMVNVAMGNQTIGMLPGGSTPEQVDWYTTAQDDRAMYLENESIGNGQVNHTVVNNLKNYLLEENQVTSYNEPAFPYSLAEQHENRSPVAATGDVHGLNPSYGQMANNNYAAPNYEMAYMQTNTNWMFPQQTNDQFSANYATARGGYPTQDGNQEAQSGWKTIN; translated from the exons ATGGTTATAAGAGATGATCATGAAGGCCTATATGGTCATGATCATCAACGCTTATATGGTGTTGATCATCAAAGCTCTGAATCTCATCAAAGCTCTGAATCTATGAACGACGATGTGAACGGCCGGCTAAAATTCCGGAGAATGAGTTCAGAATCTGATGAAGACGGTCTCTCAAAAATGTTTCGAACATCCCCAGAATCAATCTCTCAG GtgaaaatgaggaagaacagCAACGGCTCTACACGACGGGTAGGAAGACCATCAAATTCTTCCCGTAATAAGACAAACATCGAAGATTTTGCTAGCGTTTCAGAAAAATTAAAGGCTTCAAATTTTCCTGCTATGAAATTGACCATTGGTGGTTGGgag AGAGTTTCGAAGCATGAAGGTGATCTGATAGCGAAATGCTATTATGCAAAGCGAAAATTAGTTTGGGAACTTCTAGATGGCCCTCTTAAGAGCAAAATTGAAATTCAATGGTCAGATATCATTGCTATTAGAGCCATCATGCCACAAGGTGAACAACCAGGAGTTCTTGAGATtgag TTGAATGAACCACCAACGTTTCATCGTGAATCAAATCCTCAACCTCGAAAGCACACATTATGGCATCAGACTTCTGATTTTACTGGAGGTCAAGCTCCTATTCACAG GAGGCATTGTGTTAGATTTGCTCCAGGAGTACTTGACAAGCACTATGAGAAGCTGCTACGTTGTGATGCAAGGCTGAATGAACTAAGCAAAAAACCTTTCCCTAGCCAATTATGTCCTTTTTTTGAACAACCAGATTATAATGATCAGGTTTCTGATTTCTCAATTGGCAATGACTATGGATCACAAATTTTTCTCAATATGCATTATCCTTTACATTTGTTGCCTTCTTCTTCGTCTTCCGCATTACTCCCTAATGTTCGTGAACCTCTTCGACAATTCAGTTCAAGTTATCCCGTAGCAG GTGAGAGAATGAATGGGCTTTGGGGTGGCCAAACATCAAACAACATGGTGAATGTTGCAATGGGAAATCAAACTATCGGAATGTTGCCCGGGGGTTCAACACCAGAACAAGTTGATTGGTATACTACAGCCCAGGACGATCGAGCAATGTATCTGGAAAATGAGTCGATAGGAAATGGTCAAGTGAATCACACAGTGGTAAACAATTTAAAGAACTATTTGCTGGAGGAAAATCAAGTGACATCCTACAACGAACCAGCATTTCCCTACTCATTGGCGGAGCAGCATGAAAATAGAAGCCCTGTTGCTGCTACAGGTGATGTACATGGCCTAAACCCCAGTTATGGTCAGATGGCGAACAACAATTATGCTGCACCAAACTATGAAATGGCGTATATGCAGACAAATACTAATTGGATGTTTCCACAACAAACAAATGATCAATTTTCTGCCAATTATGCTACTGCTAGAGGAGGATATCCAACTCAAGATGGGAACCAAGAAGCGCAATCCGGATGGAAAACAATAAACTAG